In Prunus dulcis chromosome 1, ALMONDv2, whole genome shotgun sequence, the following are encoded in one genomic region:
- the LOC117614262 gene encoding probable bifunctional TENA-E protein: MKPQKMDGKSKPGVPYGGMTDTWVKKHRLIYIGATRHPFILSIRDGTVDLPAFKRWLGQDYIFVRAFVPFVASVLIRAYEKGDESSGDMEVILSGLGSLNDEIAWFKQEASKWGVDLSQVAPEKPTQHYCRFLEELMRPEVDYTVAMAAFWAIEAVYQESFAHCLEEGSKTPPELKEACQRWGNDGFGHYCSSLRNIADRLLEKAASGSMPLVKVSEDVVSKAEVTFLRVLEYEVDFWNMSCGTAGHSAPKP; this comes from the exons atGAAGCCACAGAAAATGGATGGGAAGTCGAAGCCTGGGGTGCCTTACGGTGGGATGACCGACACGTGGGTGAAGAAGCACCGTCTGATCTACATTGGAGCCACCCGACACCCTTTTATCCTCAGCATTCGTGACGGCACCGTCGATCTTCCAGCCTTCAAACGATGGCTG GGGCAAGACTACATATTTGTTAGGGCGTTTGTGCCTTTCGTAGCGAGTGTGCTGATAAGGGCTTATGAGAAAGGTGATGAGAGTAGTGGTGATATGGAAGTGATATTGAGTGGTTTGGGTTCTCTGAACGATGAGATTGCATGGTTCAAGCAAGAGGcttccaaatggggtgttgaCCTCTCTCAAGTTGCCCCTGAAAAACCAACCCAACATTACTGCAG ATTTCTAGAGGAATTAATGAGGCCAGAGGTTGATTATACTGTGGCCATGGCAGCCTTTTGGGCCATTGAAGCTGTGTACCAAGAGAGCTTTGCCCATTGTCTGGAAGAGGGGTCCAAAACCCCACCAGAGCTAAAAGAGGCTTGTCAGAGATGGGGCAATGATGGGTTTGGTCACTACTGCTCTTCTCTCCGAAACATAGCTGACCGTTTGTTGGAGAAGGCGGCTTCAGGCAGCATGCCTCTGGTGAAGGTTTCAGAAGATGTGGTGAGCAAAGCTGAAGTAACATTCCTGCGTGTGCTTGAATATGAGGTTGATTTCTGGAACATGAGCTGTGGAACAGCTGGACACTCTGCTCCAAAACCCTAA